A single genomic interval of Pseudorasbora parva isolate DD20220531a chromosome 21, ASM2467924v1, whole genome shotgun sequence harbors:
- the fbxl15 gene encoding F-box/LRR-repeat protein 15 isoform X2, with protein MINNVRGSKDSFSMDQKHDERMQSHRCQLLDLPWEDVLVTYVFCYLPLRHLVSLQRVSKSFRSLVQVYLDNCRKFDPAQTGPHIPKEAFCAMLRNNQVLHHLCVTNCSDWITDKELLPVIGQNQHLLHVEMRGCVHLSRHALVAVSLSCPRLQHLSLAHCEWVDSLALRSLADHCSDLRSLDVTACRQLKDEAVCYVAGKCPALRSLSVAVNANITDTAVEEVAKKCRELEKLDLTGCLRVRNEAIRTLAEYCPKLQSLKVNHCHNVTESSLGVLRRRNVEIDVEPPLQRALVLLQDVVGFAPFINLQI; from the exons ATGATAAATAATGTGCGTGGATCAAAGGACAGTTTCAGCATGGACCAAAAACATGATGAACGCATGCAAAGCCACAG GTGTCAGCTGCTGGACCTGCCCTGGGAGGATGTGTTAGTCACATACGTGTTCTGTTACCTGCCGCTGCGTCACCTGGTCAGCCTGCAGCGCGTCAGCAAGAGCTTTCGTTCTCTTGTCCAGGTGTACCTGGACAACTGCCGTAAGTTTGACCCTGCACAG ACAGGGCCTCATATTCCCAAAGAAGCCTTCTGCGCCATGCTCCGCAACAATCAAGTTCTCCATCACCTCTGTGTCACCAACTGCTCCGATTGGATCACTGACAAAGAGCTGCTGCCCGTGATTGGTCAGAACCAGCACCTGCTGCACGTGGAAATGCGCGGCTGCGTGCATCTGAGCCGTCATGCCCTGGTGGCGGTGTCGCTGAGCTGCCCGCGGCTGCAGCACCTGAGCCTGGCGCACTGCGAGTGGGTGGACAGCCTGGCGTTGCGCAGCCTGGCGGATCACTGCTCGGACCTGCGCTCGCTGGACGTGACGGCCTGCAGACAGCTGAAGGACGAGGCCGTGTGTTATGTGGCGGGGAAATGCCCGGCGCTGCGCTCGCTCTCAGTCGCTGTTAATGCCAACATCACGGACACGGCGGTGGAGGAAGTGGCGAAAAAGTGCAGGGAGCTGGAGAAGCTGGATCTCACGGGGTGCCTGCGAGTGCGAAACGAAGCTATCAG GACGTTAGCAGAATACTGTCCCAAACTGCAGTCGCTCAAAGTGAACCACTGTCACAACGTAACCGAGTCCAGTCTCGGTGTCCTGCGCCGGCGTAATGTGGAGATCGATGTGGAACCACCCCTGCAGAGGGCGCTAGTGCTGCTGCAGGACGTCGTGGGATTCGCTCCGTTTATTAATCTGCAGATTTAG
- the fbxl15 gene encoding F-box/LRR-repeat protein 15 isoform X1, whose translation MRLLHAERCWLLDGSSESPLSPHHPVHQNPDEPVSCLSIMINNVRGSKDSFSMDQKHDERMQSHRCQLLDLPWEDVLVTYVFCYLPLRHLVSLQRVSKSFRSLVQVYLDNCRKFDPAQTGPHIPKEAFCAMLRNNQVLHHLCVTNCSDWITDKELLPVIGQNQHLLHVEMRGCVHLSRHALVAVSLSCPRLQHLSLAHCEWVDSLALRSLADHCSDLRSLDVTACRQLKDEAVCYVAGKCPALRSLSVAVNANITDTAVEEVAKKCRELEKLDLTGCLRVRNEAIRTLAEYCPKLQSLKVNHCHNVTESSLGVLRRRNVEIDVEPPLQRALVLLQDVVGFAPFINLQI comes from the exons ATGCGTTTACTGCACGCTGAACGTTGTTG GTTGTTAGATGGCAGCAGTGAGTCACCGTTGAGTCCGCATCATCCTGTGCATCAGAACCCGGATGAGCCGGTCAGCTGTTTATCCATCATGATAAATAATGTGCGTGGATCAAAGGACAGTTTCAGCATGGACCAAAAACATGATGAACGCATGCAAAGCCACAG GTGTCAGCTGCTGGACCTGCCCTGGGAGGATGTGTTAGTCACATACGTGTTCTGTTACCTGCCGCTGCGTCACCTGGTCAGCCTGCAGCGCGTCAGCAAGAGCTTTCGTTCTCTTGTCCAGGTGTACCTGGACAACTGCCGTAAGTTTGACCCTGCACAG ACAGGGCCTCATATTCCCAAAGAAGCCTTCTGCGCCATGCTCCGCAACAATCAAGTTCTCCATCACCTCTGTGTCACCAACTGCTCCGATTGGATCACTGACAAAGAGCTGCTGCCCGTGATTGGTCAGAACCAGCACCTGCTGCACGTGGAAATGCGCGGCTGCGTGCATCTGAGCCGTCATGCCCTGGTGGCGGTGTCGCTGAGCTGCCCGCGGCTGCAGCACCTGAGCCTGGCGCACTGCGAGTGGGTGGACAGCCTGGCGTTGCGCAGCCTGGCGGATCACTGCTCGGACCTGCGCTCGCTGGACGTGACGGCCTGCAGACAGCTGAAGGACGAGGCCGTGTGTTATGTGGCGGGGAAATGCCCGGCGCTGCGCTCGCTCTCAGTCGCTGTTAATGCCAACATCACGGACACGGCGGTGGAGGAAGTGGCGAAAAAGTGCAGGGAGCTGGAGAAGCTGGATCTCACGGGGTGCCTGCGAGTGCGAAACGAAGCTATCAG GACGTTAGCAGAATACTGTCCCAAACTGCAGTCGCTCAAAGTGAACCACTGTCACAACGTAACCGAGTCCAGTCTCGGTGTCCTGCGCCGGCGTAATGTGGAGATCGATGTGGAACCACCCCTGCAGAGGGCGCTAGTGCTGCTGCAGGACGTCGTGGGATTCGCTCCGTTTATTAATCTGCAGATTTAG
- the gpx9 gene encoding glutathione peroxidase 9: MNALMDMYGGLNFTVLGFPCNQFGLQAPEENHEILNVLQYVRPGGGFLPKFPVFSRIEVNGGDEHPLYVFLKESLPFVNPVIGDIRKLYWSPIKVNDVRWNFEKFLITADGVPYKRYDLHCPFEEVERDIAALLQGGRHSS; the protein is encoded by the exons ATGAATGCACTCATGGACATGTATGGAGGTCTGAACTTCACTGTGCTCGGATTCCCCTGCAATCAGTTCGGCCTTCAGGCTCCTG AAGAGAACCATGAAATCCTGAACGTTCTGCAGTACGTGAGACCAGGAGGAGGTTTCCTCCCAAAGTTCCCGGTCTTCAGCAGGATTGAGGTGAACGGCGGTGATGAACACCCTCTGTACGTCTTCCTGAAG GAATCACTTCCATTTGTCAACCCTGTCATTGGAGACATCAGGAAACTCTACTGGTCTCCCATTAAAGTGAATGACGTCCGATGGAACTTCGAGAAGTTTCTCATCACTGCCGACGGAGTCCCTTACAAACG GTATGATCTTCATTGTCCATTTGAAGAGGTGGAGCGGGACATTGCAGCACTTCTGCAGGGAGGAAGACATTCATCATAA